Within the Paenibacillus pabuli genome, the region ACCGCCTCATCCGCTTCTATATGTCCAATAATATGAACCGTAATCACATACCTCTTGGCTACAGGATAGCATAGCAGATATTCTTTCTCAAGGTAATCGTCATACAGGTTAATCTTGATTTTATTTTCGCGGTAAGAATCAATGACCAGGATGCGCTTTGGGTCATCCGGCTCCTTGTCGTCATTGGCAGACAACTCATATTTTCTCCCCGGTTCCCCTACATTACCACATAATTGCTCGATATAACCACTGTCATCTGTACGGTATATGGCCGTACCACGTACTGCAAAAGGAGGATGGGACACAAATGCCGTGCGAAGAGCATCGCTCATTCGGTCAAGCATGACGGCATCCGCTTTGCGAACCCGCAGCAATTCTCTGAAGAATCTCAGCAGTTTGAGCAGTTGTAACCGTGCTTCTCCTTCAGTCACTTTATGCTGATTGATGATTTTCTCCAATTCTGGATCAACCCATCGTCCTTGTTCCTCAATACTGTCAGCGATTTTGGAGCATGCGACCGAGACGGCTGGCGCCCACTTTCCATCAGAACGAATTTCGTAGACCAGTGGATTCAAACCAAGCAGATCGGTAGGCATACGCAATCCTTCAATTTTTGTGGCATCCTTGATGTCCGTAATATCCTCAGGAAGAATGAAAAAAATACGCTTTCGTCCCAACCGGCCCATAAACAA harbors:
- a CDS encoding nucleotide-binding protein yields the protein MKTLKPRVFIGCSLEAKPIAAAVHENLRFSAEVTPWYSGVFNPSSYTMDDLETEVRTTDFAIFIFHPDDISKIRGKYYASVRDNTMLEMGLFMGRLGRKRIFFILPEDITDIKDATKIEGLRMPTDLLGLNPLVYEIRSDGKWAPAVSVACSKIADSIEEQGRWVDPELEKIINQHKVTEGEARLQLLKLLRFFRELLRVRKADAVMLDRMSDALRTAFVSHPPFAVRGTAIYRTDDSGYIEQLCGNVGEPGRKYELSANDDKEPDDPKRILVIDSYRENKIKINLYDDYLEKEYLLCYPVAKRYVITVHIIGHIEADEAVFQQIDLQNRQLFNAINDLLGGEPE